The following is a genomic window from Parabacteroides johnsonii DSM 18315.
ATGCAACTTGGCCTCGAATCCGATTCCGAGTTTATGGTTGTGCTGATAAGTGTCAATGTTTTGGATAAAAGGAAGCAAGGCATTGGGAGCTGCATTCATTTCAATCACTTTCGCATGGCACAAAATATCCCACCATTGCCAGTCCACAAACTCATCTGTTACGAAATCGGCAAACATTGGCTGTTCTTTATGAATCAGACACCCCAACGTAAGAGGTTGCCACTTAAACATGATCGGATTCCAAAAATGATTATGGAAATTTGACTTCCGCCCTTTCACAGCCTCCGGACGAGGCAACAGAACCACACTTTTGCCAGCTTGCAGATAACGTCGGGCTTCTGCCGTATAGGAGGTCGTAAAAAGCACCTGATTGTCAGACTTCAGAATTTCTTTGACTTGCTTCCGAGGATAAACCCATATATCCCAACTGTTGGTAATCTTCTTGTCCACACAAAGATGTACAGTCAACTTTTCGTTACTTGTAATCCGGTTCAACGGAAACTCAAACTCACCGAGAGGATAAACGCCATAATTGGAAATCTCCTTACAACTGATCCGGCCACTATAAAGCGTAGTTCCACGACTGTCCGTCACATGCCAGCGGACATCAGGACGACGGAAACGGGAAGGAGAATAATTGTACAACTCGGCTTTGCCACTAAAGATTTCATCATTGAAAAAAGCACGCTTCTGAAAACGTAGTAAAGCTACGCTGGGAGCACAAAATTCCCGAAATTTTTCTGGTGTAATGATTCCCTTACTCTTCCAAAAGGCATTGAGAATTCCTACCGGAGCATAACCTTGTCCAGGAAAGTCAATCAAGCTCAACAACTGAAATCCCGATGAAAGCGAACTGCGCAGCTGCCCCTCGATCACATCTTTATATTCAATCCGGGTCTGTTGTCCCGACACTCGGAAAAAGTCTGCGGCAAGATTCTCCATTCCATGAGCAGCCAGTGAATCACGATAACGTTCCAGGTTACGTGCTTCCACAGGGCCTGTATAAGCCGAAATCTCACTAAAATCAGGATATACACAACGCTGCCCCGTTTCATGACTGATAATAGGCTGTCCGGTACCATGTCCGGCATTAATATCCCAGTCAGTCATCGGACGACCTTCGTAAATAGTCACACTTCCTTTATCGGAACGATGGGACACATAAAACTGTTCTGCCTTAACATGCTTGCGAGCAGTAGATCCACTAAATAGACGGCGGTTATCATGACTACGTCCGTATTCGGTCAGTTCGTTCAAAAAATCAAAGTCACCCTCCAGTTCATTTCCGTTACAATACAACAAGAAAGAAGGATGATTCCCATATTCTTTAAGTATAGCTTTGAGTTCACGGCGGAAGAAATCATTACGTGCCTCATCTCCGGGCTTGGCATCAGCTCCCCACATTGGCATCTCCACTTCCAAATAGACCCCCATCTTGTCGGCCATACGGAAACAAGCGGCAGGCGGACACCATGAATGGAAACGCATGTGGTTCATTCCATACGATTTGAGTATGTCAAAAATGTGTTCCCATGAAGCATCATCCATAGGAACATGACCTGTAAGCGGGAACTCAGCATTGTTTACCGTACCACGCAAATGCAAACGATGCCCATTAAGCAAAATATCATCTCCTACAGCTTTTACCTCTCTCATACCGAAAGAGAGCTGCTTCTGTTGTTTCACTTCTTCACTTCCAGAAGAGAGCAAAGAACACTGCAATTGATACAGGTCAGGCGAAAATTCATCCCACAATTTCACCTTTTTGCCCAATACCAATGTTGTTTCCAAACTAATGATAGAATCGGCCGAAGCAACTTCCACCTCTTTCTTCACCTCCAGCCCATGTCCAGTCACTTCCAGCAAGGCTTTACCCGTAAAAGGCTTTCCGGTTGTATTCACAAGACTGAGACAAACCGTGACCTGCTGTCGCTGCACATCAGGATAGAGCTGTAGATCATCCATATAAACCGGATCCAAAGCAACAAGTTTCATATCCCCAATCACACCATTCCAATTAATCTGTGTAAATTCGGTATGGGCATGATCCCATTTATGCATATTATACTGATAACGATTGTCGATCATTAAATCAATAATATTTTCCTGTCCAGGCTTCAGATAGCCGGTAAGATCATGTATATGAGGTACACTGATATAGTCATTCCTGTTCACCTCCGTCCTTCCACTATAAATGGCAGTCAGCCAATGAGCGCGTTCCAAATAGAGATGTATACGTTTACCACTCCATGATTCGGGGATTTGTATCTGCTTACGATACCAAGCCGGTGCCATATATTCATACTTGCGCGTCAAACGGTCATAATATTTGTAAGTCGTACGGTTCCCTATATGATATTGATCTGTAATACCGGGCAAAATAATTGTATCATGCAACTCCCCATCGCCACGTATCTCCACACCGGAACGGCGAAAATCCATAACATCTGTCTCAAAGCCCCAACTACCCGCAAGATCTATCTCTTGTTGAGCAATCGTTTTTTCGACTTGCAAAAAAAACAATAAAACAATTGCGACAATAATTTTAAAATTTATCATAACATAAATGTCCGTTTATACCTCTTTTGTATATGTGTGCTTTGCAAAATTATCTATTTATTTTCTATTTATTTTCTATTTGCCAAACATTAATTTCTAAAAAGCCATACATTTGTAAATAGTAAAACATATATATATATCATCGAAAAATATGAAACAAGCAATTCTAATTTCGACCGGCCTTTTGCTAGCTGCTCCTTCCATCCATGCAGAGAAGAATAAGGATAAAAAACCGAATGTCGTTTTTATCCTTGCAGACGATTTGGGTTATGGAGATCTAAGTTGTTACGGACAGGAAAAGTTCGAAACACCCAACATTGATAAGCTGGCACAAAGTGGAATGCGTTTTACGCAATGTTATTCAGGGACAACCGTCAGCGCCCCTTCCCGCTCCTGCCTGTTGACAGGCACGCACAGCGGGCATACACCTGTCCGCGGTAACCTCGAACTCGATCCGGAAGGACAGTTTCCACTTCCCGCAGATGCCCGTACCATCTTCGAGGTTATGAAAGATGCAGGATATAAGACATCCGCTTTCGGCAAATGGGGACTGGGTTATATCGGTTCGACCGGCGATCCTAAAAATCAGGGTTGCGACACTTTCTACGGATATAATTGCCAGTTGCTGGCACACAGTTATTATCCCGACCATCTTTGGGATAACGACAAACGGGTGGAACTCGAAGACAACAATCTGAATATACAGTACGGAAAAGGTACTTACTCGCAAGACCTTATTCATGGAAAGGCTCTGGAATATCTGGACAATATGAATCCGGACGAACCGTTCTTCATGTGGTATCCGACCATCATTCCGCATGCGGAATTGATCGTGCCGGAAGACAGTATCATACAGAAATTTCGCGGTATGTATCCGGAAAAACCTTACAAAGGGGCCGAACCGGGCAGTCCCGCCTTCCGCAAAGGAGGTTACTGTTCGCAGTTCCATCCCCATGCCACTTTTGCCGCTATGGTTTACCGTCTGGACCTCTATGTCGGGCAGATCATCCAAAAGTTAAAAGATAAAGGCTTATATGATAATACAATCATTATCTTTGCGAGCGACAACGGACCGCATATGGAAGGGGGTGCCGATCCCGACTTCTTCAACAGCAACGGCATTTACCGTGGATATAAACGGGATTTGTACGAAGGTGGCATTCGCGTTCCAATGATCATTTCCTGGCCGGGACATGTCCAACCGAATACAGAAACCGACTTTATGTGTTCTTTCTGGGATGTATTACCGACCTTCGAAGAAATCATCCATCCGAAAGCCAAACAGAAGGAGATGGATGGTGTCAGCATGCTTCCCCTTCTGGAAAACCGGAAGGGACAGAAAGAACATGAATTCCTGTATTTTGAATTCCAGGAACTGAACGGTCGCCAAGCTGTACGCAAAGGACCGTGGAAATTGGTCCACATGAATATCCGTGGTGACAAGCCCTATTATGAATTGTATAACTTAGCTTCCGATCCATCGGAACGGCATAATATACTGGATCAGTATCCTGAAAAAGTAGCGGAACTGAAAAATATCATGGTTCGTGAACACAGATCGGACCCAAACTGGCCGCTATTACCGAGTGAAAAATAACCTTCCAAAAAGTTTGTTTCCAATAACAAAAATGACCTCTTCCTGCTTAACGAGTAGATTACTATTTACTCGATAAGTAGGTAAGAGACAACATATCAGATCTTAGTATATAGTAAAAAAAATCTTAAAGTATCTGATATTAGAATTAATGGTTGGGATCTTAGGAATCATAGTCCTTAAGTATATGTTGGTATAGAAAAAATTTCATAATATGGCTAATTATAAACATATTCATATTTGTAGAGTATTATATACTTTGCATCTACATCTCCAAAGTTGTAATTTGTTTTCATTTTAGTATCTTTGAACCATTAGAAACAACGTTCAAATTTATTTCGGAGAAAAGTCCTTGTTGTAATTTGTTTTCATTTTAGTATCTTTGAACCATTAGAAACAACGTGCTTCGTAAGATGTGGTACAAGTATCTAGTTGTAATTTGTTTTCATTTTAGTATCTTTGAACCATTAGAAACAACTGATTTATCATTATCAATTGTTAATCAACAAATTACACAGCAAATTAGAATAAAAAAATGGATGTTGTTTCAAAGATAAAATCCCACTATTAAGCGGGATTTTTCTTTTTAAAACAGTTCTAATTGCTGCCCTGGAGTACTCACCTCCATTGTCTTTTTACCATAAAACAGTTCGATATTTCCAAACTGCTTATCCGTAATACACATAATTCCGACACTTCCATACTCTGGAATAAACGATTTAACCTTTTTTATATGCACAGTTGCATTCTCGCTACTGGCACAATGACGGACATAGATAGAAAACTGAAACATTGTAAATCCATCCCTTTGCAGATTCTTTCTGAAATCAGCATATGCCTTTTTCTCCTTCTTCGTTTCAGTAGGCAAATCAAATAATACAAGTACCCACATAACACGATATTCGCTAAATCGGTTCATAACTACATTTCCGGATAAGAAATTTTGCGCAACTCTCCACTGAAGCACTTATACAAGGAAGCTGTCGTTTGCCCCACAGCCACCATCAACGGACTACGCTTTCCGGCAATATGAGTTTCTAATACAGGAATTGTTAGTAACTGTCCTTTCAACTCTTTAGTCAATTCCGTATAATCTACACCTTGTTTGATCATGCCACAAACCAATCGATCCACATACGGACGATAAGGCTCCATCACGTCATCAGCCAAACAATAAGCATTATAACGATTATGATGATGAATCCCCAACGTAGGCAAAAGTCCGCTCACCACCAACCCGCGAGCCACAACTGCTCGTAAAATGGCATACCCATAATTCAACAGATTGTTAGGTGGAATACCATCCCGATCTCTTGTGAAACCTTCTATTTGAAACAGATTTTTCCAATAATAGGCAGCAGCACGGGCCTCCAAGTTGTTCGAATCTCCACTTTTCACATCAGCTGCCCACACGTTCATACATTTTGTTTCAACATCGGAGTATTCTTTCAATACCACTGCTTGGTTTTCAATCTTTGCTTTTATTGTCTGCTGCCAAAGTTGTTTCATCAACGGCAAAGAAGCATCCAACTGTTGACGGAATCTTTCATTTTGTGTCGTGTTTCCATATAGAGGAAGCATCAAGCCTATCGGCATACTTTTACTATCACAGGTTATGATGGCACAATTATTTTCAAGCAAAGCCTCCAACACACCTGACGTAATGGTAATTTGCTTATGGTCCAACACGACTACTCCAATATCCTCAATAGGTTTTGTCACTTCCGACGTACGTTTAAAGCTTTCGGGCAACGTATCATTTTTAACCACTTCCGGTAGCTTTATCACCAACTGGGCATTTTTTAAAGACAGATAAACCGGATTTCCGAAATAGAGCGTTTTCTTGATCATAAGCCATTTGATTTTAATTAATTACTCATCATTTTCTTCAAAAGGGAATTATTGAAGATCATTGCCTTTTTCGCCTAATTTAGGTAAAAAGTTTTCCGGAGTAAGAATACTCCTTCCTAATTCTTTTTCGGCTTGTTCACGCGCCACACCAGCTACATTTCCTCCCCGCTTCGCGACCTGCTTATTTTTCTGAAATGTATCAGTTTTTTCTTTTTGAGATATTTCTGTAATGACTCGTTCGCCAAGCATGGTGAAGATTAGTTCCAAATCAGTCATATGGTCGCGTAAGTTCTGATTCTTTTTTGTCAATCCATTATACATTTTATAATCGAAAGGAGCCATACCAAACGTTGCTTTGGAAATTTCAGCTGTCAAGATTGCATAATCACTCTGCTCCGTAATCCCTCTCTCTTTCCATTCATCCGTCAAGTTTTGCCGGATAGCGATTCCCCTCAAACGTTTGTCTATCCAATCCTTAGGATAACCTTTCTGTTCGTAAAGTTCTTTCATACGTTCTTGAGCCAGTTCCGGATTTTCAATTTCCTGCACACGTTCATAACCGACTTGTGCTAACCACAACTTGAATGGTTCTGCTTTAGGGGAAGGAATAGATTGGATGATACGAAACAAAGCTTGCACATTAGCAGCCAATGTCCTTCTTTTTTTACCTGTTTCCGTCATCATTTCTACCTGGGGACAATTTGTCCCCAGGTAGGTAGCCAGTGCTTCATCTCGTTTACGCATCTTTTTCAGGTAGTCAGTTGGATTCACACTATCTGTAAGTGCTCCAACAACATCCACTACTGAAAAGTACCATTGCTGTTCTTCTTCATCCCATACAGAACGAATCTTTTTATTTTGGAAAAGTTTGATGTTGCTCATAATATAAATTTTTTCAATATTCTCCTACTGAAACGATTTGTCCAATGTGATTGATTCGAACTTTCACAATATCCTTAATACCACTTTTTCCACATCTAATCCAAGTTATGAATTTTAAATCATTTTGTATCGTTGTCTCTAAGTGGTGTCTAAAAGTATAGTCATTTAAACCTATCTTCTGTACCCTAAACAAATTCGGACTAATCATCGCATAGTTGTCTGGATCCAACAAATCCACCTCTTTAGGATTAAAACCCGTCTTCTCATTAGGGAACACGAAATATTCATTTTGTTTCATGCTAAACAAAAATTGCCAACCTTCACTCTTTTTATAGTCCTTATCAATAATAGGTATTCCTAAATTTGCCCGTGTTACAGCTTCAAAGAAAGGAACAACATCTTCATCTAGTTCATACATTGGATTGCCTTCATCATCAAATATCACTTGGCCTTTTTTGTCTAAAACAGGTTTACGATAAATCGCAACGTGATGATTGTTACCTGTATTCACAAAATCAACCGGTATCCTCTTTCCTGTTTCATCTAAAATGAAATTGCCATCTTTATCTTTTTTATCATGCAAAGCTTGGGCTTTGCTGATTCCACGGATAGTAACTCGTTTGATACTAATCCCTTTCTCTTCATTTAACCATATTGGATTCTCATCCAGATTGACAAACGCCTTCTTAGCATCTCCTCCATATTCTTTCAGGCGTTGTTCCAAAATGAGACGTATCTTTTTATCTACAACTTTATCTACATTCAAGGTAGGATCAACCGGTTTGCGTATCGTATAAGCCGTTTCCAGTTCAACTGTTTGTACTTTATCCGGAACTTGTATGGTTTGTGCTCTATCAAGATAAATCGGATTCTTTTCCAACGAGTTCTTACCTGTAAATGCTTTCTTGGGATCATTACCAAAAACCTCCAAACGTTTGAGTAACGCATTCCGATAATCCTGTTTACTTACGGTTGCAATCTTTACGGCATCAAATGACGCATTTACTTTTTCTATCTTCGTAACATACTGATTATGACTCCCATAAATTGTTTCCAAATGCAACTGTCCACGTGGTGTTTGTTGTGTATTTTTATATGTACCACCTTTCTTTTTTATACAATTCACATTGGTAGTAACGACTTTATTCTTGGCCTTGATAGAAACTAACAGATTCTCCAAATGGCATTTTGCCTCTACCCGGAACTGTCCCAGCGGTATAGGTGGCACTGCCTTTCCTGACTCAAAATAGCGCGTCTTTATACCTACTATATTAGTATGTTCTTTGCTGTCGGATTCCCATGCAGCATTTTTGTTATTGAAATACTGGATAAACACATCTTTAGTAAAAGCTACCGTCAATGCATCCATCGCATGATGTCGATGGTCATTCCTTTTTGTCCAATCTTTTATTCGCTTAATCTTTCTTCCATCTTTGTCTTCATAAACTTCCACCAATCCTAAGGCTTCATATTTAGGTAAGTTCAACTCTTTCATCACATCTACCAGTTGCCAATCTTCACGCAACTTATCCGTAATAGATCCGGTTGTAGCAACCACCCTACGACAAATTTCCGTCAACATGGACAGAGCCTTTTTGGCTATATATTGCGTATTCCTCAAATCTCTATCTATAAATCCATCCGGAATTTCATTCAGCTCCATCTTCAACTTCCGGAGTTTGGCTTTCTTATCCTTACATAGATTCTCACAACGATTGAGATATTGTTGCAAACCTTCCTCTCCATATTTTTCTTTTACAAAGTCGTAGGCAGTTTTATTCCCTTTCTCTATATTGATTGACTTATATTCCAATGTCTTATTGGACAACGAGTCATCAAAAAGCCGGGATTGGGGAATGATATGTTCGATGTCTATTTCTTTGCTGAAAAGTTTTTCTCTCGGGATATATTGATTGGAATACAACGTCTTATATCCATTATCTTTCAATTCTTCATAAAGTTTATACCGGATAATATCATTACGGCTCACATTTATCATACCGAATTCCGATTGTAACACCTTGCGTATCTCTTCATGTTCACGGGTATTCTTTGCGACAGCCTTTGTCAGCTCCTCTCGCTCCTTGGCACTCTTTTTCAATTCCCGCGCCAGTTCCACCCGAATCTCATCCGGTCTTCCATAAACCTCCATGACGGTATTGATCACATTTACCATTTGATTCAGAATCTTTTCCACTACAGGATTGCGTAAACTGTTCTTAGGAAGAATTTCCAACTTATCCTTTAAAACCTTATTTTCAATTTCTTCCTTAGTCAGAGACGATTTGGAATGACGATAACCGGCATATTCACAAGCCATATCATATTGGTTCCCCTCCTTCAAGTAAAGCAAAATCTTTTTTATGGCCTTGGCACTCAAACTACCATAATCATCTTGTAACGAGACATTCGCAAGTTCTATGGCATACTCTTTCTCTATCCCACAAAGTTGCATGATTTTTTCTATCAACTTGCCATTCCCCGTCGGTGTATTATCTCCTTCAAATGAATACAATAAATGCCAAAGCCTGAAATAAGGTTGTTTTTCCCATTCTTTA
Proteins encoded in this region:
- a CDS encoding BRO-N domain-containing protein — its product is MSNIKLFQNKKIRSVWDEEEQQWYFSVVDVVGALTDSVNPTDYLKKMRKRDEALATYLGTNCPQVEMMTETGKKRRTLAANVQALFRIIQSIPSPKAEPFKLWLAQVGYERVQEIENPELAQERMKELYEQKGYPKDWIDKRLRGIAIRQNLTDEWKERGITEQSDYAILTAEISKATFGMAPFDYKMYNGLTKKNQNLRDHMTDLELIFTMLGERVITEISQKEKTDTFQKNKQVAKRGGNVAGVAREQAEKELGRSILTPENFLPKLGEKGNDLQ
- the cas2 gene encoding CRISPR-associated endonuclease Cas2 → MNRFSEYRVMWVLVLFDLPTETKKEKKAYADFRKNLQRDGFTMFQFSIYVRHCASSENATVHIKKVKSFIPEYGSVGIMCITDKQFGNIELFYGKKTMEVSTPGQQLELF
- the cas9 gene encoding type II CRISPR RNA-guided endonuclease Cas9 (Cas9, originally named Csn1, is the large, multifunctional signature protein of type II CRISPR/Cas systems. It is well known even to general audiences because its RNA-guided endonuclease activity has made it a popular tool for custom editing of eukaryotic genomes.), translating into MKKILGLDLGTSSIGWALVNEAENSDEVSSIIKLGVRVNPLTVDEMQNFEKGKSITTNADRTLKRSMRRNLQRYKLRRDALIELLKKVGFITDKTILSEQGNRTTFETYRLRAKAAEEEISLKELARVLLMINKKRGYKSSRKAKGEEEGALIDGMEIAKKLYDEDLTPGQLCLQLLESGKKFFPDFYRSDLQEEFNKIWDFQKQFNLFSFCDVAKEEVKGKNKSQTWAILAKYFVETKKVNVWNEHEAQTENREEVYKLVGLKRTVKGEELKKENYRWRVQALTEQLDLEKIAVVLQEINGQISASSGYLGAISDRSKVLYFNRQTVGQYQMAELNKNPNMSLRNMVFYRQDYLDEFNVIWEKQAEFHKELTPELKKEIRDIIIFYQRRLKSQKGLISFCEFENREVVVEKEGKKQTKIIGCKVIPRSHPLFQEFKIWQTLNNIEVFVGEKKGKRKKSNVSSDLFGDTEDALITEGRRFLYQEEKKILAKELSIKKGLTKAEILRLLFENPQELDINFKQIDGNQTGFALFSAYSNMIEKYGYEPLDFKKPAEDLISQLKTVFTDLGWNTDLLFIDLDKENKEWEKQPYFRLWHLLYSFEGDNTPTGNGKLIEKIMQLCGIEKEYAIELANVSLQDDYGSLSAKAIKKILLYLKEGNQYDMACEYAGYRHSKSSLTKEEIENKVLKDKLEILPKNSLRNPVVEKILNQMVNVINTVMEVYGRPDEIRVELARELKKSAKEREELTKAVAKNTREHEEIRKVLQSEFGMINVSRNDIIRYKLYEELKDNGYKTLYSNQYIPREKLFSKEIDIEHIIPQSRLFDDSLSNKTLEYKSINIEKGNKTAYDFVKEKYGEEGLQQYLNRCENLCKDKKAKLRKLKMELNEIPDGFIDRDLRNTQYIAKKALSMLTEICRRVVATTGSITDKLREDWQLVDVMKELNLPKYEALGLVEVYEDKDGRKIKRIKDWTKRNDHRHHAMDALTVAFTKDVFIQYFNNKNAAWESDSKEHTNIVGIKTRYFESGKAVPPIPLGQFRVEAKCHLENLLVSIKAKNKVVTTNVNCIKKKGGTYKNTQQTPRGQLHLETIYGSHNQYVTKIEKVNASFDAVKIATVSKQDYRNALLKRLEVFGNDPKKAFTGKNSLEKNPIYLDRAQTIQVPDKVQTVELETAYTIRKPVDPTLNVDKVVDKKIRLILEQRLKEYGGDAKKAFVNLDENPIWLNEEKGISIKRVTIRGISKAQALHDKKDKDGNFILDETGKRIPVDFVNTGNNHHVAIYRKPVLDKKGQVIFDDEGNPMYELDEDVVPFFEAVTRANLGIPIIDKDYKKSEGWQFLFSMKQNEYFVFPNEKTGFNPKEVDLLDPDNYAMISPNLFRVQKIGLNDYTFRHHLETTIQNDLKFITWIRCGKSGIKDIVKVRINHIGQIVSVGEY
- the cas1 gene encoding type II CRISPR-associated endonuclease Cas1, whose translation is MIKKTLYFGNPVYLSLKNAQLVIKLPEVVKNDTLPESFKRTSEVTKPIEDIGVVVLDHKQITITSGVLEALLENNCAIITCDSKSMPIGLMLPLYGNTTQNERFRQQLDASLPLMKQLWQQTIKAKIENQAVVLKEYSDVETKCMNVWAADVKSGDSNNLEARAAAYYWKNLFQIEGFTRDRDGIPPNNLLNYGYAILRAVVARGLVVSGLLPTLGIHHHNRYNAYCLADDVMEPYRPYVDRLVCGMIKQGVDYTELTKELKGQLLTIPVLETHIAGKRSPLMVAVGQTTASLYKCFSGELRKISYPEM
- a CDS encoding arylsulfatase gives rise to the protein MKQAILISTGLLLAAPSIHAEKNKDKKPNVVFILADDLGYGDLSCYGQEKFETPNIDKLAQSGMRFTQCYSGTTVSAPSRSCLLTGTHSGHTPVRGNLELDPEGQFPLPADARTIFEVMKDAGYKTSAFGKWGLGYIGSTGDPKNQGCDTFYGYNCQLLAHSYYPDHLWDNDKRVELEDNNLNIQYGKGTYSQDLIHGKALEYLDNMNPDEPFFMWYPTIIPHAELIVPEDSIIQKFRGMYPEKPYKGAEPGSPAFRKGGYCSQFHPHATFAAMVYRLDLYVGQIIQKLKDKGLYDNTIIIFASDNGPHMEGGADPDFFNSNGIYRGYKRDLYEGGIRVPMIISWPGHVQPNTETDFMCSFWDVLPTFEEIIHPKAKQKEMDGVSMLPLLENRKGQKEHEFLYFEFQELNGRQAVRKGPWKLVHMNIRGDKPYYELYNLASDPSERHNILDQYPEKVAELKNIMVREHRSDPNWPLLPSEK
- a CDS encoding glycoside hydrolase family 2 protein — its product is MINFKIIVAIVLLFFLQVEKTIAQQEIDLAGSWGFETDVMDFRRSGVEIRGDGELHDTIILPGITDQYHIGNRTTYKYYDRLTRKYEYMAPAWYRKQIQIPESWSGKRIHLYLERAHWLTAIYSGRTEVNRNDYISVPHIHDLTGYLKPGQENIIDLMIDNRYQYNMHKWDHAHTEFTQINWNGVIGDMKLVALDPVYMDDLQLYPDVQRQQVTVCLSLVNTTGKPFTGKALLEVTGHGLEVKKEVEVASADSIISLETTLVLGKKVKLWDEFSPDLYQLQCSLLSSGSEEVKQQKQLSFGMREVKAVGDDILLNGHRLHLRGTVNNAEFPLTGHVPMDDASWEHIFDILKSYGMNHMRFHSWCPPAACFRMADKMGVYLEVEMPMWGADAKPGDEARNDFFRRELKAILKEYGNHPSFLLYCNGNELEGDFDFLNELTEYGRSHDNRRLFSGSTARKHVKAEQFYVSHRSDKGSVTIYEGRPMTDWDINAGHGTGQPIISHETGQRCVYPDFSEISAYTGPVEARNLERYRDSLAAHGMENLAADFFRVSGQQTRIEYKDVIEGQLRSSLSSGFQLLSLIDFPGQGYAPVGILNAFWKSKGIITPEKFREFCAPSVALLRFQKRAFFNDEIFSGKAELYNYSPSRFRRPDVRWHVTDSRGTTLYSGRISCKEISNYGVYPLGEFEFPLNRITSNEKLTVHLCVDKKITNSWDIWVYPRKQVKEILKSDNQVLFTTSYTAEARRYLQAGKSVVLLPRPEAVKGRKSNFHNHFWNPIMFKWQPLTLGCLIHKEQPMFADFVTDEFVDWQWWDILCHAKVIEMNAAPNALLPFIQNIDTYQHNHKLGIGFEAKLHGGKLLVLVIDTENKIDQRPASLQLLQSISNYVRSEAFRPVVDIDEAFVASFLTPQLDNEIKEAVQDEFLNSFQNK